Proteins from one Oenanthe melanoleuca isolate GR-GAL-2019-014 chromosome 1, OMel1.0, whole genome shotgun sequence genomic window:
- the C1H2orf49 gene encoding ashwin, with the protein MAARGRAAAGGGGEEERDSGRSESELLLLHPELLSEEFLRLTLEQKNILVENDAKMDKDGLTDLYIQHAIPLPQRDLPKSRWGKMMEKKRKQNDLKSESKSVTAVEGLRKRPLIVFDGNSTSTSIKVKKTENGAADRLKPPPAGSTTNTVRRLSVPPNASTYISASSLSEDAKLGIRNNEAQQNSISKTDSSVLTGLKVYPLSPIAGTTVVKLKRSVPKEESDLPNDLKPSEAKKKIQHVTWP; encoded by the exons ATGGCGGCGCGGGGAAGggccgcggcgggcggcggcggcgaggaGGAGCGGGATTCTGGGCGCTCGGAGtcggagctgctgctgctgcacccgGAGCTGCTCTCGGAGGAATTCCTGCGGCTCACCCTGGAGCAG aaaaatatattagttGAAAATGATGCAAAGATGGACAAAGATGGGCTCACTGATCTCTATATTCAACATGCCATTCCCCTGCCTCAGCGTGACTTGCCAAAAAGTAGATGGggaaaaatgatggaaaagaaaaggaagcaaaatgaCTTGAAAAGTGAAAGTAAAAG TGTTACAGCAGTGGAAGGTTTAAGGAAACGGCCATTAATTGTATTTGATGGCAATTCCACAAGTACAAGCATAAAGGTGAAGAAGACGGAGAACGGAGCTGCCGATCGCCTGAAGCCTCCTCCGGCTGGAAGCACCACCAACACAGTTAGAAGATTATCAGTTCCTCCAAATGCCTCAACATACATTTCAGCCTCCAGTTTGTCAGAGGACGCTAAGCTGGGAATAAGGAATAATGAGGCTCAGCAGAACAGTATTTCAAAGACTGACAGCAGTGTGTTGACTGGTCTGAAGGTTTACCCTTTGTCTCCAATAGCAGGAACTACTGTTGTGAAGTTAAAGAGGTCTGTTCCAAAAGAGGAATCTGATTTGCCG